A window of Desulfuromonas soudanensis genomic DNA:
GAGTCCGGGCTTGTCGTTGACCTCGGGGACCCACTGCAGCACCCTCTGGAATCCGGCGGCGTGGAGCATGTCTTCGGCGACCTTGAGCCCCTCGTCGGTGCAGGCCAGCGACAGGGTCGGCAGGTGTTTGTACCCCTCGAAGATCCCGCCGAGATCGTGCATGACCATGGCGAAACCGGAATTGTCGTGCCCCTTCTGCTGCGACTGCATGAGCAGCAGCGCCTGACTCGGATGGACATAGTTCAGGCTCTTGATCGCGCCAATACGACACATATCCGTTTACCTCCAGAGAGAAGTTCCTTGACCCTGCCCCGGCCGGGTGCCGGAGAGCCCGGGGAGCATGAAATTTTTAGCACATTGCGTGCCAACAGTCCCCATTGACGGTTGCAAATTCCGTATACACCCATAAGTAATTGTAATATTTTATGTTTTTGTCGGATAGGGGTCCAGTTCGAAGCCCCGAAGAGGGGCCATAAGGGAAATTTTTCCCGCCTCCTTGAAGGGCTCTCTACTCTGACCGAGTAGCCTGAGTACACGAAAAAACGGCACCCCCTAGGAGGTGCCGTGCTGGGTATCCGAGGAAAAAATCAGAAGTTGTAGCCGCTCTCCGAATGAGCCGCCTGATCGAGCCCCATCCGCTCCTCGTCCGGCTCGACGCGCAATCCCAGGGTGACTTTAAGGAGGTAGATGATCCCCAGGGAGACGACCACCGCGTAGACGCCGGCAGCCAGCAGCCCGAGCAACTGCAGCCAGAGCTGGTGGAGATTGCCGGCAATGAGGCCGGAGGCGCCGACGGTGGCGAAAAGGCCCGTGGCCAGAGCCCCCCAGGCGCCGCCGACCCCGTGAACCCCGAAGGCGTCGAGGGAATCGTCGTATCCGAGCCGGTGCTTGAGGAGCACACCGGCGAAGCAGATCGGGCCTGCCGTCAGCCCCATGAGGAGGGCCCAGGCGGGAGTGACGAAACCGGCGGCCGGAGTGATCACCACCAGCCCGGCCACGACCCCGGAGGCGGCTCCCAGGGCGCTTGGCCGGCCGGAATGGATCCACTCGGCGGCCAGCCAGGAGAGAGCTCCGGCGGCCGCGGCGGCCTGGGTGGTGGTGAAGGCCAGGGCGGCGGAGGGTCCGGCGGAGAGGGCGCTGCCGGCATTGAATCCGAACCAGCCGAACCAGAGGAGACCGGCGCCGAGAAGGGTCATCGGCAGGTTGTGCGGCGGCATCCGCTCCTGGGGATACCCCTTGCGCCGGCCGAGGACGATGGCCAGCACCAGGGCGGTGATCCCCGAGGAGAAATGAACGACGGTGCCGCCGGCAAAGTCGAGGGCGCCGGCTTCCAGGAGCCATCCCCCCTCCCCCCAGACCCAGTGGGCGATGGGGTCATAGACGAGAGTCCCCCAGAGCAGGATGAAGACGCAGTAGGTGGAAAACTTCATCCGTTCCGCCACCGCCCCGGCGATCAGCGCCGGGGTGATGATGGCGAACATCCCCTGAAACATGACAAAGACGTAGGTGGGAATGGTTCCGGTCAGGCTCTCGGGGGTGATCCCGGCGAGAAACATCTGGTCGAATCCGCCGATCCAGGGGCCGGCGCCGCCGAAGGCCAGGGAATAGCCGACCACGATCCACTGGACGCCGAGGATGGCCAGGGCGGCGAAGATATGCATGGTGGTGGAGAGGACGTTCTTGGCGCGGACCATTCCGCCGTAAAAGAGGGCGAGCCCCGGAAGCATGAGCAAAACCAGGGCCGAGGAGACGAGCATCCAGGCGGTATCTCCGGGATCGGCGCTTCCGGCGGCCCGGGCCAGGGCCGGAAGGAGGAGGAAGGCAAGCGCGGCGGGGCCCGAAAGGCGAAGGAAGGATCCGTACATCATCGTACCTCCAGTGGGGACGGCATCGTCACCCGGCTTGGCAAAATATTTCGATTCTCTTCTCCTGAGCAAGCGCCGTGCCATGGACAAGGAGCAGTAAATACAACAGTTTGCATCCGGCTTCCACCGCCTTGCGGCCAGGTATGCCCAAAAAAACGCCAGCTCTGCCTCGGAGAGAGGCGTCCCTCACCCCCGGCCCCTCTCCTCGACGCCTCCCCCCGGATCCCGGCGGCAATCCCTGTTGGAATTCCTTACACCTCCCCGGACTCTGAAAAATATTCCTTTATTTTCAACAGGTTGAAGCTGGGAACTTTTTTTGCTACCTGATTGATTCACGGCAAAATCGTTGAATTTTTCTAACTTTACTCCGTCCGGCGGCCCTCGACAATCATACCCGGGGAAAGGAGGTGAGCAGGCGCTCGAATCGCTTAAGGCCAGAGAAACGGTCAACAGCCTGAATAAACCAAAAAAGGAGGTAATAAACTCATGAAGCACCGAGTCACTTGGTCCCTGTCGCTCCCGGCTTTGGGAGTCGCCCTCACCCTCTTTCTGCCGACACTCCTCCCCGCCCAGCCCCTCCCCGGAGGAACCCTCGACCCGACGACGATCCCCAAATTCGTCACGCCGCTGGTCATCCCCCCGCAGATGCCGAAAAGCCCTGCGGCCAGCCCCCTGAACACCGCTCCCCAGCCGGCGGCCGACTACAATATCGCCGTCCGCCAGTTCCAGCAGCAGATTCTCCCTGCGGGTTTCGGCGCGACAACGGTGTGGAGTTACGGGCTGGCCGAGGACGCCGTCCCGGCCCTGGCCCCGGCGCCGAACTCGACCTTCAACTATCCGGCCTTCACGGTGGAGAACACCTCGGGGGTTCCGACCAGGGTGCGCTGGATCAATGACCTGGTCGACGCCGGCGGCAACTACCTCCCCCACCTCTTCCCCATCGACCAGACGCTGCACTGGGCCAACCCGCCGGCCACCGGGTGCCTGGACGGCAGCAACCGCACCGACTGCCGGACCCTGAACCCAGCCAACTACACGGGGCCGGTGCCGATGGTCACCCATGTCCACGGAGCCCACGTCAACGCCGAGAGCGACGGCTATCCCGAGGCCTGGTGGCTGCCGGCAGCAGGCAACATCCCGGCCGGTTACGCCAGGACAGGCACCCTCTTCGACCAGTACGACATCAACAACACCGTCCCCGGTTCCGCCTTTTTTGCCTACGAAAACGACCAGCCGGCGGCAACGATCTGGTATCACGACCACTCCCTGGGGATCACCCGGGTCAACGTCTATGCCGGACCGGCCGGGTTCTGGCTGATCCGCGGCGGCGCCAACGGCGATGCGGCCATCGACAACGTCGCCACGGCGACGGCCAACGACGGGGTCCTTCCCGGTCCGGCGCCGACCCTGGCCGGCGGCGACCCGAATTTCAACGCCGGTGTCCGAGCGGCGATACGGGAAATCCCCGTCGTCATCCAGGACCGCTCCTTCAACGCCGACGGCGCCCTCTTCTACCCCGACAACCGCGCCTTCTTCGAGGGGCTCAACGTCCCGCTTCTGCCGCCGCAGATTCCCGGTGCGGGGACGCTCGATATCCCCTTCATCCCAAACTCGGACATCGCCCCGATCTGGAACCCCGAGTTCTTCGCCAATACCATGGTGGTCAACGGCAATACCTGGCCGCAGCTCGAAGTGGCGCCCGCTCTTTACCGCCTGCGCCTTCTTAACGGGTGCAACTCGCGGACCCTCAACCTCTCCCTCTTCCAGATGGCCGGCGACGTTCAGGTCGCCGAAAGGCCCTTCTTCCAGATCGGCGGCGACCAGGGGTTCCTCCCGGCGGTCGTCCTCCTCCAGACCGGCATCTCCCTGCCGCTCCCCGGCGACGGGACCCTCCCGGTTCTCCCCGCCCCGGCTCCCGGTGCGATGCAGGCGTTGCTGATGGGGCCTGCGGAACGCGCCGACGTCCTCGTCGATTTTTCCGGTCTCCCCGACGGCACCGTGGTGCGGATCCTCAACACCGCACCCGATGCCCCCTTCGGCGGTTTTCCTGACGTGCCGGCCGACCCGGGGACCACCGGGCAGGTGATGCAGTTCGTGGTCAACTCGGCCCTGACCCAGCCGACGGATGCCGCCGCCACCCCACCGCAGAACCTGGTCCTGCCGGCTGAACCGGCGGTGGGACCGGCGGTCGCCACGCGGCAGCTCACCCTCAACGAAGAGGTATCGGGCCAGCTCTGCGTGCAGCAGCTCCCCGACGGCAGCATCACAACCCTCTTCAACACGCCGAACGACCCCAATTTCCTCGCCAACTGCACGGCGGCCGGCGGGGTCCCCATGGCCCCCAGGGCCGCTCTCCTCGGGGTCCTCGGGACCGATCCGGTCAGCGGGGCGCCCGTCAGCATTCCGAAGCTGTGGATGAACGTGATCACCGAAAATCCCGTTATCGGCGATACGGAGGAGTGGGAGATCTTCAACCTCACCATGGACGCCCACCCGATCCACCTGCACCTGGTGCGCTTCCAGGTCATCAATCGCCAGGCGTTCGATCCGGTGACCTTCGCCCCGATCCCGGGGACGATCACGCCGCCCGAAGCCAACGAGGAAGGGTACAAGGATACGGCGCTCAACTACCCGGGACAGATCACCCGCATCCGCGCCCACTTCGACCGCGCCGGTCTCTACGTCTGGCACTGTCACATCCTGGAACACGAGGACAACGAGATGATGCGCCCCTACCTGGTGCGCTACGATCCCGCCTTCCCGGACCTCAACGGCGACAACACCGTGGACCGGGCCGATCTGGCGCTTCTGCTGGCCCAAATCCGCAGCCCGCAACCGGTGAAGCTCGCCTTCGACCTGAATCTCGACCAGAAGGTCGACCTGCTCGACGCCCGGATCCTGGTCGGCAAGCTGGGACTGACCCGCTGACAACCCGCATTGAAAGGAGATTTGGCATGAAGACGTTTCTGAGCATCCTCAGCCTGTGCGCCCTTCTGGTTCTCCCCGGCCAGGCCCAGGCCTACAGCGTCGGTCTCAACCCGGCGGACCAGACGATTTTCCTGGGAACCACCGCCCCGGTCGACATCAATCTCGTCCTGACCGGCACCGAGGCCCTCTTCGGATTCGATCTGGCTCTCACGTTCGATCCGGCCCTCGTCGGCTTCGACAGCTTCAGCACCTCCCTGCTCGATCCTTCCGACCCCTTCAATCCTCTCTTCGATTACCTGGGGGGCTTCACCTTTGAACCGACGGTCGATCCGACCGTCATCTCATTCAGCGGCACTTTTCTTCCCTGGGATGTCCTCACGGAGCCGCTCTCCGGCAGCTTCACCCTGGCGTCGCTGAACTTCACCGGAATCGGTCTGGGGACCTCTCCCCTCACCCTGACGGGGGAGCTCGACCTCGGCAATGCCGGCCTCGATCCGGTGAATGTCGCCGGCAGCGTCACTGTGGCGCCGGTTCCGGAGCCGGGCACGTTCCTCCTTCTCGGCCTCGGCCTGGCCGGGATCGTCGGCTATCGCAGGCGTTTCAACCGGGGCTAACCCCTCCTCTCCCTGAAGATCAAGAGCGGCAGCCCGGCCGGGGCTGCCGCTCTTGCCGGCGCAGATCTCGAACGGTGGCACGGGCGATTTTTTTTGCTATCATCGTCTCATGCCGGCCCCTACGGAACAGACCCCCATGTAACGCAATGCCCCCCACCGCTTCTGGCCGAGGAAAGGAACAGGGATGAACAAGGGATTACCAACGATTCTGGTTCTGGCTCTCACCGGAGGATGCTGCTGGGCCTCCGAACCGGTCGACCTGAAGACCGAGACCGCCCAGATCAACTACAGTGTCGGCTACCAGATCGGCGGCGACTTCAAGCGACAGGGGGTCGTCCTCGATTCCCCGGCGCTGGTGCAGGGAATCGAGGATGCCCTCCGGATGTCAGGCCCCCGGATCACCCCTGAGGTGATGGAGACCACCCTGAAGACCCTGAAACAGAGAATCGACGCCGAACAAAAAGGACAGAGACTTGCGCAGCTGGAAAGATACCGGGGAGAGGGGCGGGATTTTCTCGACGCCAATGGCAAAAAAGAGGGGGTCGTCACCCTGCCGAGCGGACTCCAGTACCGGATTCTTCAGGAGGGACTCGGGCCGCGCCCGACCCTCTCGGATGCGGTCACCGTGCACTACCGCGGCACCAGGATCGACGGGTCGGAGTTCGACAGCAGTTATCGCCGCAAGGAACCGG
This region includes:
- a CDS encoding ammonium transporter, with the protein product MMYGSFLRLSGPAALAFLLLPALARAAGSADPGDTAWMLVSSALVLLMLPGLALFYGGMVRAKNVLSTTMHIFAALAILGVQWIVVGYSLAFGGAGPWIGGFDQMFLAGITPESLTGTIPTYVFVMFQGMFAIITPALIAGAVAERMKFSTYCVFILLWGTLVYDPIAHWVWGEGGWLLEAGALDFAGGTVVHFSSGITALVLAIVLGRRKGYPQERMPPHNLPMTLLGAGLLWFGWFGFNAGSALSAGPSAALAFTTTQAAAAAGALSWLAAEWIHSGRPSALGAASGVVAGLVVITPAAGFVTPAWALLMGLTAGPICFAGVLLKHRLGYDDSLDAFGVHGVGGAWGALATGLFATVGASGLIAGNLHQLWLQLLGLLAAGVYAVVVSLGIIYLLKVTLGLRVEPDEERMGLDQAAHSESGYNF
- a CDS encoding multicopper oxidase domain-containing protein, whose translation is MKHRVTWSLSLPALGVALTLFLPTLLPAQPLPGGTLDPTTIPKFVTPLVIPPQMPKSPAASPLNTAPQPAADYNIAVRQFQQQILPAGFGATTVWSYGLAEDAVPALAPAPNSTFNYPAFTVENTSGVPTRVRWINDLVDAGGNYLPHLFPIDQTLHWANPPATGCLDGSNRTDCRTLNPANYTGPVPMVTHVHGAHVNAESDGYPEAWWLPAAGNIPAGYARTGTLFDQYDINNTVPGSAFFAYENDQPAATIWYHDHSLGITRVNVYAGPAGFWLIRGGANGDAAIDNVATATANDGVLPGPAPTLAGGDPNFNAGVRAAIREIPVVIQDRSFNADGALFYPDNRAFFEGLNVPLLPPQIPGAGTLDIPFIPNSDIAPIWNPEFFANTMVVNGNTWPQLEVAPALYRLRLLNGCNSRTLNLSLFQMAGDVQVAERPFFQIGGDQGFLPAVVLLQTGISLPLPGDGTLPVLPAPAPGAMQALLMGPAERADVLVDFSGLPDGTVVRILNTAPDAPFGGFPDVPADPGTTGQVMQFVVNSALTQPTDAAATPPQNLVLPAEPAVGPAVATRQLTLNEEVSGQLCVQQLPDGSITTLFNTPNDPNFLANCTAAGGVPMAPRAALLGVLGTDPVSGAPVSIPKLWMNVITENPVIGDTEEWEIFNLTMDAHPIHLHLVRFQVINRQAFDPVTFAPIPGTITPPEANEEGYKDTALNYPGQITRIRAHFDRAGLYVWHCHILEHEDNEMMRPYLVRYDPAFPDLNGDNTVDRADLALLLAQIRSPQPVKLAFDLNLDQKVDLLDARILVGKLGLTR
- a CDS encoding cohesin domain-containing protein, whose protein sequence is MKTFLSILSLCALLVLPGQAQAYSVGLNPADQTIFLGTTAPVDINLVLTGTEALFGFDLALTFDPALVGFDSFSTSLLDPSDPFNPLFDYLGGFTFEPTVDPTVISFSGTFLPWDVLTEPLSGSFTLASLNFTGIGLGTSPLTLTGELDLGNAGLDPVNVAGSVTVAPVPEPGTFLLLGLGLAGIVGYRRRFNRG
- a CDS encoding FKBP-type peptidyl-prolyl cis-trans isomerase, whose amino-acid sequence is MNKGLPTILVLALTGGCCWASEPVDLKTETAQINYSVGYQIGGDFKRQGVVLDSPALVQGIEDALRMSGPRITPEVMETTLKTLKQRIDAEQKGQRLAQLERYRGEGRDFLDANGKKEGVVTLPSGLQYRILQEGLGPRPTLSDAVTVHYRGTRIDGSEFDSSYRRKEPATFPLTNVIPGWQEALPLMREGGALATLHSRRPRLRGTGPPGRTGGHLRDRAPQGEPAIAGLPSGVSPGPFSPRVPPALRSNKKSPRNKRGLFCLRKK